The Candidatus Nitrospira nitrosa genomic sequence TTGGCACATACAGGAATCTCATCCGAACCGCGTCGCATTTGGGGTACGTCTCGACGCCACAACATATGCCGAGCGGGGCTACCCCTTTTCCCTTCGGATCCTAGTGACGTATGAACTGAACAAACAGGGCCTTGGGTGCAGGTTTTCCGTGACGAACGTTGGTCACAAACCTGCACCGGTGGGCGTGGGATTTCATCCCTACTTCACCGTCGGCACCGGCATCATCGACGAAGCGGAGGCACAGATCCCCGGCACCGGATTCTTGGAATTCAACCAACGGCTCGTCCCAACTGGGACGATCTATCCCGTACAGGATACGCCGTGGGACTATCGCCGGTTTCGCCCGATTGCACAGCAACGCTTCAACCATTGCTACGTCAACTTGGAGCGTGACACCGAAGGAGTCGCCATGGCCGCTCTTCGTCATGTCCCAAGCAACCGAACGATCACCATGACGATGGACGCGGCTTTTTCCTCAGTGGTCGTCTATACGGGAGATGCCATTGCGGACGCCCCGCGTGTTGCGCTGGCCATCGAACCGATGACCTGTGCAAGCGACGCATTCAACCATCCGGAGTGGGGGCTCAAGCGCCTAGCTGCTGATGAAACTTTCTCCGGATGCTGGGGTGTGGATGATTCAAGTCGCCGAGGCTAGCACCGGATATCTTCACGTGCGGAGAGAAGTCAGCACGTCCGGCGGATGAAGCGTCGCAACGGAGTATGACTTAGGCCGCTTTTCGAAAGGTGGGAGACTTTCTACCGACGAGATCGCGCCAGAGAAGACTGAGTTTGAACTCCACTTCATCGAAGGAATCCCCTTGTGCCGACTGATCAGGGTACCCCTGCAGATACCCACGCCACTTGTCTTGATCCAGTGAGATCACAAATCGGGGTGTATCGATGCGGGGTTGTTCGGCTGCAGATCGCTCGACGCGAGGAAGTTCGCGCGGACTTTTCGCGAACTCTTGGCTCTGCTGCCGCACTTTTATCTGCAGCTCATCGAAGGAGGCCGCATGCACTTCGCGCTGCGGATTGCCTTCTGGATGTGCAAGCCATTTCTCCTGATCTTGCCGAAACACCCAATTTGGCCGTTCCATTCCGGTAAGCATAGCGAAGCCGTCGCAATCCGACCAGTACTTTTTCAATTCTTGCACATGAATAGGAACGACCCGAATCCTCCCAGCACAACGGCCTGCTCCTATGGGCAGGTCTCGGCCAATCAGCTGTCCTTTCGAGTCGCCATGGCGGGAACGGGAGAACGGCTGGTGCTCTGCCTGCATGGTTTCCCAGAGTGCGCGCGTTCATGGAGATACCAGCTTCAGCCGCTGGCAGAAGCCGGCTATCGAGTTTGGGCCCCTGATCTCCGTGGCTATGGTGGAACGACCCGTCCCGTTGGTCTTGAGGCCTACGCAATCGAGTCATTGCTGGAAGACGTCAGCGGACTGCTGACGGCCGCAGGGACCTCGGAGGCCATCCTGGTTGGACACGACTGGGGAGGCATCATCGCCTGGTACTATGCCCTGCGGCACCCGAACCGCATCAAAGCTCTTGTGATCTTGAACGCCCCACACCCGGCCTGCTTCGAGCGGGAACTCAGGCACTGGCGACAAATGCGCCGCTCCTGGTACATGGGGATATTTCAGATTCCTCGACTTCCTGAAGCCGTGTTGTCCATGGGACAGGGGTACGTCATCGGAAAAATCTTCGAGCGTATGGCGGTTCATCGCCAGCACATGCCAGACGACATCGTTACGCGCTACCGGCAACAGGCCTGCACGCCAGGCGCCCTCACTGCCATGCTGAACTACTATCGCGCGGCAATTCGCGGGAAAGGGGCGCTGCGTCAGCGCAAGGGAGGCTATCCCACCATCAACATTCCCACACTTGTCATCTGGGGACTCCAGGACCAGGCACTTGTGCGTCACAATCTTGATGGGTTAGGACATTTCGTAAGCAACCTGACTGTAGTCCCAATAGCCAGTGCAGGCCATTTCGTACATGAAGACGAGCCGAACCGTGTGACAGAGGAGGTAGTGGCCTGGCTGCAGAATCTATGATCTGATTCATTGCGTCCCCGACTCTTCCTCCTCGACGCTTGGTTCCCTCAACGACTTCTGCTTGAGAGCCGCGAGTACCACATCCCCATTCGTTTCTCCCACAACGCTCCTATCACCAAGCGTATTCGCATTCTCTAACCTGCGAGAAATGATCAAGTTATTGACGAGTCAGCCGAACAAGATACGATGCCATGACAAGGCTTTCGGGATGTCTTCCCAAGAATACGGGGCACCTATGAAACGAATGGGGATTGCCACAGCTCCGCCTACTGAGCAGCCTTCCAATAAGTCCACCACGACCTTGGTGGTGATCGGTGGCCTGCTGTTGGTCGGCCTGATCTACAGCATCGTAGCCCGTGACCCGGCCGTCTCTTGCCCGAATGAGTTGATCGGTGCCTGGATCACCTCGGCGAACGGATACGAGAACAGCATGCTGGTATTTACCACAAACGGTGTGTCGTTCAGCGTCGGATTCGAACATCTGGATGCGCAAGCCATGCGGCGCATCGACATGAGTACAGAAGGACCTCGCACGTTGTACACAATCGTCTACGGCGATTCTCGAAGCGACGAACAGACCTTGTCCTTCTACTATCACACCAAAGACCACACCATCACCTTCAAGAACCAGGCACATCTCGTCTGGACGCGACAAGCGGTGGAGTCATGATTGGTCTCTTTCAACGGAGACAGTTGTTCGTGCATCCCGTCCAATACTGGTGTATTGGGACCACGCTGGTCTACGTGGCTTGTCTGTTGATCACGCTGTATGCCGTGATCTTTCTGCCGATGGTACAGCCGCTTTACGACCCATCCGTATCCTGGGAACAGCATGCGCAGGTGGCGTCCCAGTTTCTTGAGCTCCATTCTCGGATCTGGCCCTGGCTGATCATCACCTTCCTTGCGTTGCTCCTCCACTCCCTGTATTTCATGCACCGCATTGCCGGGCCACTGTACCGCTTCTCTACCCTCTTTCGGTCGATCGGAAGCGGCGATCTGCATCAACGGGCACGGTTACGCAAACACGACTACCTCCATCGGGAGGCACAGGCATTCAACACAATGCTGGATAGTCTTGAAAATCGGATCCAGACCATCAACCTCCACTCAGCGCTGGTCACCGAAGCCTATGAAGCGGTGGCGATCCACGTGCAGGCACAGGCACCCGGGCAAATCACATCCGCGCTGCAGACACTCGACGAAGAAATTCGCCGATTCAAGGGCTGCCTGGCAGACTTCGCGTTGAAGATCGAGAACATGCCTGAGCAACAACAGTTCGAATTTGGTGAGTCCGCTCAAAAAGACTTACCAGCGATCAGGAAGGCTGCCTAATCATGGGGCAACCACTTCGCGCGACCAACACATCGAAACAGGACCTGGAGCCACCGGCGGATCAAAGCCCTGTAGGAGAATCTCCACGCCAGCCTCCCACGCTCACCGTCGTACCAGCGGATCGGATCGATCCAGAATCTCAGACTGATCGTCCTCACTCGAGGCGTTGGATCAACATGGTGCACCCGCTGCAGGTCCGCATGCTGAGTCAGGTCATCATCTATTCATTGATCATCTTCCTGTTGTTGGCCATTCCCGTGTTCAAACCGCTCATGCAAGCACTCGATAATCCCGCGCTGTCATGGCAAGAGCGAGCCGTCGTCGCCAACGATCTCCTCAACCTCCACTCCAGATTCTGGCCATGGGCGCTTGGTGCCGGCCTCGTGGTCGTGCTCCATTGCATACACTCCATGCGGCTGATGCATCGGGTGGCCGGCCCTCTCTCTCGACTTACACATGTGTTCCCTCAGATCGGCAACGGCAACCTGTGCGTTCGCACCACCTTGCGTCAGGGGGACTATTTGACCCCGGAGGTCGACCTGGTCAATCACATGACGGCTCAGCTGCACTCGAAGATCACGGCGATCAAACACATGCAGGTCCTCCTGGCGCTCGATGCCACCCGGATTAGGGAACTGGCTCTGGCGAAAGAGGATCCTGCCTTGGCCACCCTCGCAAAGCAGATGGAACAGAATTTATCGGGACTGAAGTCCTCTTTGGATACATTTAAAACTCATAGCGGTTAGACGATCACCATGAAGCACGAGAGCACATTCATTCTGGGGATACCCTCATTTCGTACAACCCGACGGTCCCGATCGTGTCTCCGGCATGCTGGCGGATTTAGTCTCATTGAACTCATGCTCGCCGTCTCAATCATGGGCGTTTTGGCCGCTCTGGCCGTCCCGAATTACATGGATTTTATCGAGAAGGCACGCGTGGCACGAGCCATCTCGGAACTGCACGGTCTCGCCAAAGACATCAAAGGATTTGCCTTGGCGGTCGGAGCTTATCCGAATAGCCTCGCAGATGTCGGTCTTAGCACGAGGCTGGATCCCTGGGGGACTCCCTATCAGTACTACCGCATCAATTGCGGGACGACTGATGACATCACCAGCCTGGCCAAACTGAAATTGCGGCAGAAGAATAATTCACGAACGGTTCCCGCCGGCTACTCATTTTCAGCAGACAGTCAATGGCTTGTCTCGTTGGCCATCCATAATGGACAGTCTCAAGGTTACCTGCATCTTACTGCTGCCGGCGGCAACGGGGGTGGAGGCGGGAATAACAGCGGAAGTGGTGGGGGGACAAGTGCGGGCAATAGCGGGAGTACCGGAGGAGGTGGCAGTACCGGGGGTGGACCGCCCTGCGGAGGCGTGGGAGGAGCCAGGAAAGACCGGTTCCTTGTTCCGATTAACTCGGACTTCGACATGTACAGTATGGGAAAGAATCTCGATTCAGTTGCCTCGTTGAACCCACCGAAGAGCCAAGATGACGTGATTCGCGCAAGCGACGGCGGATTTTATGGCCTGGCTAGGAACTTTTAGCGTATTGGATCCATGTAGACGATGCTGCCTCATTCCCTCTTTCACAGTCGCATCGGACGCCGTATTCTCGGGCTGTTCGTCCTCTGCGCGCTGGTTCCAACCTCCCTCCTTGGATGGATGTCCTACCGCCAGGTCACCCAGGAACTGATCGTCCAATCAGCCGCCCGGCTCAAGCAAGAGAGCAAGTCCCAGGGAATGGTGCTCTATAATCATCTTCTCACCCTCACCGCAGACCTGAGCCGAATTTCGAGGGAGCTGCCGCAAGACGGCACGGTGACCGAAGAAGTTGCGATCACCACATCAGTCAAGGAACTGGCTCATCGCTTTCGTGACGTACGGCTCACTCCCGCTACAGGTCCTCATCGACGGGAACTCACACAGTCTCAGACTGCCCATCTCCAGGAGGGCAAATCATTGCTCGAGGTCTCTCCCGCTCCCGATCAGCTGCCGCAACTGACGCTGACTCGTCTCGTCAATCCCGCGCACTGGGAAGCCGGGTTGCTCTCCGCACACCTTGACGGTACAGAGCTATGGAGCACACAGGTCAAGGAGACGTTGCCGGGCGATACGGATCTCGTCGTCGAAGATGGCGACCGTCATGAGCTCTACTCGACCTTTGGGAAGCCAGTCGTACTCCCGGACTTTCGTCGACATGACAGCGCCGCTCCCATGGGCAACGGGATGATATGGCAATTAGACACCCACGAGTATATCGCCGGGGCCTGGTCGATGCCGCTCCGTCATACGTTTCTGGTCGAACCATGGACGATTGTCCTCAGCCAAACGCGAGCCTCGGCCTTGGCACCAGTCGAACGATTCCGCCACACATTCTTCCTGGTGATCGCGTGCGCATTGAGCGCTGTCGTCCTGCTCAGCCTTGCTCATATCCGACGAAGCCTCAGACCGGTGACATTGCTGAAAGAGGGGACCGCGCGTCTGGCCACCGGAGATTTCTCGACCCAGGTGACCGTTCAGAGCGGCGATGAATTCGAGGAGTTAGCTGATTCGTTCAACAGCATGACGGACAAGCTGAATCAACAGTTTCACATGCTGGAGACGCTCTCGGCGATCAGCCAGGCCATTCTCTCGAGCCATGAGCCGGCCACTATGGTAAAAATCGTACAATCCCGCATCACGGAAAGCATCGCCTGTGACGCCGTGGGAATGACGCTGCTCAATCCCGAAGAGGCCGGCCCCACTGAATTGTCCGTCCGCTACATTCAGCGCCAATCAGACGAGACGACGATCTATCCATGTCAGCTTTCCGAGGAACATCTGGCTGCCATGACGGCGCATCCTCACCACATGGCGGCACCAGCGACTGCGCTCCCCTCTTATCTGTCTTTGATGATGCGACCAGGCCTCTCGCTCTTCATCATATTTCCGATCATCGTGAACGAGCGTGTCAGTGGAGCATTGGTACTCGCCTATCGCCAACGGAAGTCTCCGCCTGCTCATGATGTGACCTATGCTCGCCGGCTGGCCGACCAGGTGGCCATTGCGTTGGCGAACAGCCTGGCGATTCAGGCACGTCTGCAGGCCCAGTCGGAATTGGTTGGGGCGGTGGATGCCAAGCAGCAGGCGGAAGAACAGGCCACGCTCCTTCAAGCGACGAATCAATCATTGGCCACAAAGGAGGAACGGCTACGCCACCAACAGAGTGCGACGCTGGCCCTGGTCCAAGACCGCACGGTGTTCGAGGGATCACTCCCCGTCACGGCGAAGCAGTTGACGACTATCGCGGCACAGGCGCTGCTCGTCGATCGAGTCAGCGCCTGGATTTATGACGAACAGACCCAGTCGCTCTACTGTCTTGATCAGTATGATCAGGTCGCCATGCAACATACGTTCGGGCAAAAGCTGCTCCGTGGACAATACCCACACTATCTATCAGCCCTTGACCGGGGACAGCTTATAGCAGCGGCACAGGCGGTCCAGGACCCGACCTTTCAGGAGCTGGGTCCCGCACTCCTCTCGCCGAGCCGGATCGGAGCAAGGCTTGATGCTCCGTTTCACACACAAGGCAAGCTGGCCGGCGTCGTCTCAATTGAGCAGATTAGCTCCCCCCGGGACTGGGCATCCGATGAACAGCAGTTCGCCCAAGCCTTGGCAAACTTCATGACGTTGGTGCTTGAGGCCGCACGACGTCGTGAATCCGAAGAAGCCTTGGCCATCGCGAAACTCGCGGCCGAAGATGCGACAAAGGCCAAGGCTGAATTTCTGGCGAACATGAGCCACGAGATCCGAACCCCCATGAACGGCGTCATCGGGATGACTGAGATCCTGGCTCGCACACCGCTCTCAGAGACCCAGCGCCACTACGTCGAGACGATCTACAACTCCGGCGACACCCTCTTGACCCTGATCAACGATATCCTTGATTTTTCCAAGATCGAGGCTGGCAAACTGGAGATCCAATCAACATCGATCGACTTGCGCGAAATCGTCGAACGCACGGCGGAACAGTTGGCGGAACGGGCCCAACGAAAAAGACTCAACCTTCTGGTTGACTATCCCCCCTCCGTTCCAAGCACAGTGAACGGAGACCCCATCCGCATCCGTCAAATCATCACGAACTTGCTTGGCAATGCCATCAAATTCACCCTGGAAGGTGAAGTCATCCTACGCGTGACCCTCGAGTCTCCGGCATCCGGACTGAACGAACCGGCCCGAATCAAACTCGCCGTCATCGATACAGGCTCCGGTATCAGTCCGGAAGGACAGGCAAAACTCTTTCAATCCTTTTCGCAGGTGGATGGGGCCTCGACGCGCGTTCACGGCGGGACGGGCCTTGGTCTGAGCATCTGCAAACAGCTTAGTGCATTGATGGGGGGAACCATTGGTGTCAGCAGCATGATCGGTCAAGGCAGCACCTTCTGGGTCATACTTCCGTTCCTGCTTCAGTCGGTTGCGCCCACGTCCACCGACACCGATGCTGCATTTGGAGATCTGTGCCTATGCACAGCCGTCGATGCCTCTTCGACTCGCCATGTCCTGGCACAGTACTTTTCCTCCTGGGGTATTTCCCCACACATGGCCGACAGCGAGGGTGAGTTCCTCGAGCACATCATGACGGGGCTCGCAGCCGAACATGGGCCGGTCATCGCAGTGATCGATGAACGCTTCGACCAAATGCCCGATACGCAAATCGTCCAGACCTTGCTCTCCGACCCGACACTACAATCCGTCAAGATCATCCGACTTGTCTCGCTCATCAGGCGAGCAGATGTTGAGCAGGATACCCCATCGGTTCACATGCACTATGTGACCAAACCAATCCGGTTCCACGCACTGTATCACGCCTTAGGCAACGCGCTCGCCGACGAGGCGATCACTACGCAACACACGCATCCGGAGCCGGCAGCACCGACCTTATCAGGTCATATCCTCCTGGGAGAAGACAACGCGGTAAACCAAGAAATCGCCCTGCTCATGCTCCAAAGCATGGGATGTACCGTAACCGTGGCTCAGAACGGCCGAGAGGTCCTCGAGCATGCCCAACGATCCCACTACGATGTGATCTTGATGGATTGCCAAATGCCGGAAATGGATGGATTCGAAGCCACCACGCGAATCCGTGAATGGGAGCGGCATGAATCACGAGCCCCGATGCCGATTATCGCCCTCACGGCCCATGCGACGCCAGGCGATCGTAAACAGTGCCTGGCCAAGGGGATGAACGATTACATCGCAAAGCCCTTCTCGATGGAACAACTACAGACCGTCTTGACCACGTGGCTCTCCTCCAGTCCTACGACCGACATCCAACAGCTGCCGGCTTCAAGCCAATCCAGCCTCAGACCTTCCATACCCAGCGCATCGGCCTCCGCCCCAGATTCAGACGCCACATTCATCGTTGATCGAAACGCCTGGAAATCGATTACAGGCCTCCAACGACCGGGGAACCCGGATGTGTTGGCCCAAATCTTGTCACTGTATTTGGCTGATTCCCATGAGGTGGTAGCAACGATCCGTCAAGGCATGGCCAACGAGAATGCACAGGTGGTGAGCCAGGCAGCCCATAGCCTTCGATCGAGAAGTGCGATGCTCGGGGCCGTCTCACTCTCCAAACTTTGCCGTCAGCTCGAAGACCTCAGTCGCCAGGGACAGCTCACGGAAGCCGAACCATTGGTAGACCCACTGAGCGAGGCGTTCGCCCACGCCAGCCAGATCTTTCAGGCCGAGCTTGAGAGGAGACCCACATGACCAGCTCGATCCAACCGTCTCTCCCGCTGGCGCTGATCGTCGACGATGATGCCACCTTTCGCATGCTCTCACGTATGAGCCTTGAACAGGGCGATCTCCGTGTCGAGGATGCCAGCAGCGGGGAAGCCGCCGTCGCATTCGTCTCGTCCACAATGCCCGATATCATCATCCTAGACTTGCAAATGCCCGGCATGAATGGATTTGCCGTGTGTGAACACATCCGTCGGCTGCCGCACGGAACGTTCGTGCCGATTCTCATCATGACCGGCCTCGACGATGTCGACTCAATCGCACAGGCTTATGAAAGGGGCGCTACCGACTTTATCGTGAAACCCTGCCATGGGCTCATGCTCAGCCAGCGAGTTCGGTACATGTTGCGCGCCAGCCACACGATGGGTGCCCTTCGCACCAGCGAATCTCAATTGGCCCAAGCACAACGGATCGCTCGCCTTGGTGGTTGGGAATGGGATCCGGCCAACGATCGGATGGATCTTTCGGAAGCAGCCTGTCGGATTCTTGGAGCCCAGCCCGGCACCATCGACTCCACACACTCCACGTATCTGGCCTGTGTCCACGACGAAGACCGAGAATTGGTGAGCCAAGCTCTCCACAGGACGATCGCCGACGGAACAGGAGTGGATATGGACCACCGGCTCATACCTCGCGACGGCGTAAACCGCGTAGTCCATCTTCTGGGTGAAGTCATGACGGACAGCAGCGCGCAGGCTCGCCGCCTCATTGGAACGGTACAGGATGTCACCGATGCGCGGGCTGCTGAAATGAAGATCTATTTCATGGCGAACTACGATAGTTTGACACATCTTCCCAACCGAACCCTCTTTCTCCATCGCGTCGGTCAAGTCCTGACATCCGGCACAGGTAGCCGTGGTGCGGTCTTCGTCATAAGTTTGGATCGGTATCACCGCATCTGTGATCTGCATGGTGCTCAAAGCGGAGATGACTTCATCCGAGAGGTAGCCACACGGCTGCAACAAGTTCTCGCAGCGAACATCACGGTCGCCCACCCCCCGGGTGCCGATCCGTCGATACTGGCACGCCTCAATGATGGTCAGTTTACGCTGTTCTTAGCCAATCTCGCCGTGCCGGAGGATGCGGCTCGGGTCGCCCAGAATTGTCTCGAGGCACTGCGCATTCCGTTTCAGATTAAATCGGCCAGCGTGGTGCTCTCGGCCAATATCGGAATTGCGATACCTGGTTCCGACGGCACCGAGGCAGAACAGATCCTACGCAACGCCGGCACGGCCGCTCAGTCGGCCGCACGGAACGGTTCCAACGGCTATCAGTTCTACTCTCATACGATGAATGTCTCGATCGCCGCTCGAGTCAATCTTGAACAAGACTTACGCACCGCCGTGTCTGAAAACCAGTTTATTCTGCACTACCAACCGCAGGTGGACATTCTTTCCGAAAAAGTCATTGGGTTTGAAGCGCTGATCCGATGGCAACATCCGACCCGCGGGCTGATCTCCCCTGCCGAGTTCATCCCGGTCGCGGAAGAGGAGGAGCTGATGATCCAAATGGGCGAATGGGTCATCAAAAGCGTCGCGCAACAACAGCGGATCTGGCACAAAAACGGATTGGCTCCGACGACTGTGGCGATCAATCTATCCGGACTTCATTTTCGACAGCCCAACCTCGCCAGCCGGGTGAAGTCGCTGGTCTACACGGAGGGTGGTAACCCGCAGGATATCGAGTTGGAACTGACCGAAAGCGTGCTCATGAGGGACGCCGCCTCAACAACCACCCTTTTGCAGGAACTCAAGGCGTCCGGCTTTCGACTCGCCATCGATGATTTTGGAACGGGCTACTCCTCCCTTGCCTATCTGGAACAGTTCCCGATCGACACGCTCAAGATCGACCAGGCCTTCATCAAGGATCTCAAGCTTGGCAAGGAGGATTCACCGATCACGCGGGCGATTGTGGGCATGGGGCGTGCGCTCAAGCTGCACATCGTCGCCGAAGGGGTGGAAACCCACGATCAACTGGCCTATCTTCGACTACAAGGCTGTGATGCCTATCAAGGGTATCTCTTTAGTAAACCCGTGCCCGCGCAACAGCTCCAGTACCTGCTACGGGACCGTTTTTCGGATGAGGGATCCCGGACCAGGGATCGATCGCGAACTCGGTTAGCGAGCTGAGTGAAGACCTTCCCACTGCACCGCGTCGCTCAGGACGCTGGTCCAAGCGTGGCAATGGCGGAAGGCGTATTCTCCGCACGAAAGGGATTCCCCAGAAGCTGCGTGACGGGCACCAACGCACCTGTTCCAGAGACGATCGTGTAGGCCGAGATCGTGCCTCCTGAGACACTGGTGGCACGATTCGCCACATACAAGAACAGTCCGTCCGGAGAAACCGCAAGCGCCACAGGATTCGACCCTGTGAGCGTGGGAATAGGATTTTGGCTTGCCCCTACGGCCGGCACGAGAGTCAGTAAACCACTGCTCCCTATCGCAAACACCGATACACTTCCTCCTCCATTGGCCACATAAAGATGAGCCCCATCGGCTCCCACCGCAAGACCGTTTGGAGTCGTTCCACCTGTCGAAACTGGATTGGAACCGGTCGGTGGAATCAGTGTGAGCAGCCCGGATGGTTCAACTCGAAACATCGTCACGTTGTTGGACGTCCCGTTGGTCACATAGAGAAACTGTCCGTTCGGGGAGAGCCCGATCGCCGTGAGCCCTGTCCCACCTGATGAAATAGGATTCGTACCCGGTCCAGCCGGCGGTACGAGCGTGAGTATCCCGGACGCATCGACCTGAAATACCGTGACCATGCTGGAGGTACTGGTGGCAACATATAGAAACCGCCCATTCGGAGTCATCGCCAATGCAATCGGCGAGGACACCCCTGCACCGACCGGCTTGAAAGGCCCCTCCGCTTGTGGAACAAGCGTCAGCACTCCGGCCGTGCCTATCTTAAAGACGCTTACATTATCTGATCCACTGTTCGCCACATACAGGAATTGAGAATCTCTTGAGATCGCAAGGGCACGCGGGGCTGTGCCCACAACAACCGGATTGGGATTTCCAGAGTTCGAGTCTCCAAGCAACAACGTACCATTGGTGCCAACCCGGAAGGCTGTCACTTTGTTCGTCTGGCTGTTGGCTATGTAGGCGAACAACCCGTTGGGGGTTGCGGCGATCGCCGACGGAGTCGGAACATCGGGGAATGGAGAACCGGCAATGGCCGCGAGCCCCCCGGTCGCCTGGTTCACGGTGTATCCGGACACACTATTGGATCCACTATTGGTGACGTAGACGATCGCACCTGTCGTACGTTCTCCTCCGATCGCACCGAGTCCACCAAGCCCACCTTCCCCTCCATCACCACAAGCAGACAGAAGCACCAAACACGGAAGGAGACAGACGACGTGCGATCGTCTCAGCCGTGGTGTGTTCCGCTGGCTTTCCTGAAACATACTGTTGTTTATACCACTCCCTCTTAATCCCTCACAACACTGCAATCGAAGCACGTATTCGGATGGATCATGCGCGATGACTTTTTCATTGGACTCGGATGACAGCTCACTGGCACACTGCCTGCCAATCAACAGGAAGGATTCTCTGCCTTGCATCACTCACTCACTATTCTTGGGTCAGGCTACAGCTCCAAGTTTTTCCTACCACTCGCCACGCAACAGTACGCACAGGTCTTTGCGACCAGTCGCGATCCTGATCGAAACCTCGCAGACTTGCGTGCGGAACAACGAATCAGGTTCGACCTTGCACGGCCTGAGACCTGGCAGCTGATTCCTCCCGCAACCGATCTCCTCTGGTGTTTTCCCGCCGTCCCGATCGAGTTCGTTCAACAATTCGCTGATACCGCATCGTTGCGAACCCGTCGGCTGGTGGTACTTGGCAGCACCTCCGCCTACGTCGATTCCCTCTCGACCACCTACCCACCCCCTTGGGTTAACGAAACAGCCACAATTGATCTTGAGCAACCTCGCGTACAAGGTGAAGAACTTCTTAGAACCTCCTATAACGCAACTATTTTAAGAGTCTCAGGGATCTATGGACCTCGCCGCAGTCCCATGAAGTGGATCAGAACCGGCAGGGTCACCCGTTCACGAAAATTCGTCAACCTGATTCATGTCGAAGATCTTGCAACGACCTGCCTCGCAGCCATCAGGCAGGGTGAGGAAGGTACGATTTACAATGTCAGCGATGGAACTCCCAGGACCTGGGATGAAATCTGCCGGACCGTTGAACGACGATGGGCGGTTCGATCTTCGGTCTCTCCTGAGCCACAGCCGATGGGAAAACGGATCGCGAACCAGAGACTGTGCGAGCTACTGAAAGCAGATGGGGTGAGTCTCCGCTACCCCGACCTCTACCAAGCGCTTGAACGGATCGAGGAAGTTTCTCTCAGCGAAGCAGAGCCATCACGGTAAGAC encodes the following:
- a CDS encoding putative bifunctional diguanylate cyclase/phosphodiesterase: MTSSIQPSLPLALIVDDDATFRMLSRMSLEQGDLRVEDASSGEAAVAFVSSTMPDIIILDLQMPGMNGFAVCEHIRRLPHGTFVPILIMTGLDDVDSIAQAYERGATDFIVKPCHGLMLSQRVRYMLRASHTMGALRTSESQLAQAQRIARLGGWEWDPANDRMDLSEAACRILGAQPGTIDSTHSTYLACVHDEDRELVSQALHRTIADGTGVDMDHRLIPRDGVNRVVHLLGEVMTDSSAQARRLIGTVQDVTDARAAEMKIYFMANYDSLTHLPNRTLFLHRVGQVLTSGTGSRGAVFVISLDRYHRICDLHGAQSGDDFIREVATRLQQVLAANITVAHPPGADPSILARLNDGQFTLFLANLAVPEDAARVAQNCLEALRIPFQIKSASVVLSANIGIAIPGSDGTEAEQILRNAGTAAQSAARNGSNGYQFYSHTMNVSIAARVNLEQDLRTAVSENQFILHYQPQVDILSEKVIGFEALIRWQHPTRGLISPAEFIPVAEEEELMIQMGEWVIKSVAQQQRIWHKNGLAPTTVAINLSGLHFRQPNLASRVKSLVYTEGGNPQDIELELTESVLMRDAASTTTLLQELKASGFRLAIDDFGTGYSSLAYLEQFPIDTLKIDQAFIKDLKLGKEDSPITRAIVGMGRALKLHIVAEGVETHDQLAYLRLQGCDAYQGYLFSKPVPAQQLQYLLRDRFSDEGSRTRDRSRTRLAS
- a CDS encoding response regulator; protein product: MLPHSLFHSRIGRRILGLFVLCALVPTSLLGWMSYRQVTQELIVQSAARLKQESKSQGMVLYNHLLTLTADLSRISRELPQDGTVTEEVAITTSVKELAHRFRDVRLTPATGPHRRELTQSQTAHLQEGKSLLEVSPAPDQLPQLTLTRLVNPAHWEAGLLSAHLDGTELWSTQVKETLPGDTDLVVEDGDRHELYSTFGKPVVLPDFRRHDSAAPMGNGMIWQLDTHEYIAGAWSMPLRHTFLVEPWTIVLSQTRASALAPVERFRHTFFLVIACALSAVVLLSLAHIRRSLRPVTLLKEGTARLATGDFSTQVTVQSGDEFEELADSFNSMTDKLNQQFHMLETLSAISQAILSSHEPATMVKIVQSRITESIACDAVGMTLLNPEEAGPTELSVRYIQRQSDETTIYPCQLSEEHLAAMTAHPHHMAAPATALPSYLSLMMRPGLSLFIIFPIIVNERVSGALVLAYRQRKSPPAHDVTYARRLADQVAIALANSLAIQARLQAQSELVGAVDAKQQAEEQATLLQATNQSLATKEERLRHQQSATLALVQDRTVFEGSLPVTAKQLTTIAAQALLVDRVSAWIYDEQTQSLYCLDQYDQVAMQHTFGQKLLRGQYPHYLSALDRGQLIAAAQAVQDPTFQELGPALLSPSRIGARLDAPFHTQGKLAGVVSIEQISSPRDWASDEQQFAQALANFMTLVLEAARRRESEEALAIAKLAAEDATKAKAEFLANMSHEIRTPMNGVIGMTEILARTPLSETQRHYVETIYNSGDTLLTLINDILDFSKIEAGKLEIQSTSIDLREIVERTAEQLAERAQRKRLNLLVDYPPSVPSTVNGDPIRIRQIITNLLGNAIKFTLEGEVILRVTLESPASGLNEPARIKLAVIDTGSGISPEGQAKLFQSFSQVDGASTRVHGGTGLGLSICKQLSALMGGTIGVSSMIGQGSTFWVILPFLLQSVAPTSTDTDAAFGDLCLCTAVDASSTRHVLAQYFSSWGISPHMADSEGEFLEHIMTGLAAEHGPVIAVIDERFDQMPDTQIVQTLLSDPTLQSVKIIRLVSLIRRADVEQDTPSVHMHYVTKPIRFHALYHALGNALADEAITTQHTHPEPAAPTLSGHILLGEDNAVNQEIALLMLQSMGCTVTVAQNGREVLEHAQRSHYDVILMDCQMPEMDGFEATTRIREWERHESRAPMPIIALTAHATPGDRKQCLAKGMNDYIAKPFSMEQLQTVLTTWLSSSPTTDIQQLPASSQSSLRPSIPSASASAPDSDATFIVDRNAWKSITGLQRPGNPDVLAQILSLYLADSHEVVATIRQGMANENAQVVSQAAHSLRSRSAMLGAVSLSKLCRQLEDLSRQGQLTEAEPLVDPLSEAFAHASQIFQAELERRPT